The Scophthalmus maximus strain ysfricsl-2021 chromosome 7, ASM2237912v1, whole genome shotgun sequence genome includes a window with the following:
- the ppfibp2b gene encoding liprin-beta-2b isoform X7: MDTPIDFYRHFSWLKKVNRCSPANNETYQERLLRLEGDKESLVLQVSVLTDQVEAQGEKIRDLESSLEEHRQKLASTEEMLQQELISRTSLETQKLDLMDEVSYLKLRLVGVEETHSDTTQQRQDAADTNQNKAECVVNLISELQEQMCRFQAEISTRIQEKRALEEREAQQEAEPRGGQAQGPAPQPELADSDDSRPDSDAWMHNGGQTVHDLLDEVKQLKSKVEDLEREKSRYEKKLRATKTEISELQQLLASKDAEIECLQTQLLARDGSANDNAEREEVYIKQLINKYQEYHRLKVGMESLLASNDEKDRRIEELTALIGQYRKMREVMALTQGSSEEELSGSLKLRAITRRAHSDTLRSEISSRGSSPLMLSSSIYHRELDLSLQNSLDTSLVSTGDTSFFNGSWHQGRLLSSSLEELQSGSLQKAVQPAESESDVGAETPHLELSGYQTLPGKRSKKSEPRAALNGDAEYSSPAREHEQDYRLRSPGKHELYDVGRPEKPEESLLSDQSPLSSGVDSGQQSPVSPENRKSHRGIKKLWGKIRRSQSGSPVQLHDPELGEFKRGGFRATAGPRLARSGNARDPKAPFSKWSTEQVCDWLEDIGLGQYAVFARHWVTDGQTLLAASVQDLEKEMAVKNPLHRKKLQLAVKAFGSKQPEKSAELDYVWVTRWLDDIGLPQYKDQFNDGRVDGQMLQYLTVNDLLFLKVTSQLHHLSIKCAIHVLHVNKFNANCLKRRPGNENQFSPGEVIQWSNHRVMEWLRSVDLAEYAPNLRGSGVHGGLIMLEPRFGWDTLAMLLNIPPQKSLLRRHLSTNFNGLVGAQARREKREYTEAPGYTPLSITAKVKPKKLGFSNLTHLRRRRSDESTDYVCPIEASPSPGSGQPAVNGAQVRPYAGFRGLSPILDRETDPSRDQMVITEGTVLQIEALSESINNLTYLLSREELQKELRRAQTALV; encoded by the exons ATGGACACTCCCATTGACTTCTACAGACACTTCTCCTGGCTCAAGAAG GTGAACCGCTGTTCTCCAGCCAACAATGAAACCTACCAAGAGCGACTGCTCCGCCTAGAGGGGGACAAGGAGTCTCTGGTGCTGCAG GTGAGCGTTCTGACCGACCAGGTGGAGGCTCAGGGGGAGAAGATCCGAGACCTGGAGAGTTCCCTGGAGGAACATCGGCAGAAACTGGCCTCCACGGAGGAGATGCTGcaacag GAGCTGATCAGCAGGACGTCTCTGGAGACTCAGAAGCTGGACCTGATGGACGAGGTGTCCTACCTCAAGCTGAGGCTGGTCGGCGTGGAGGAGACGCACAGCGACACGACGCAACAACGGCAGGACGCTGCGGACACCAATCAGAACAAGGCTGAG tgTGTGGTAAACCTCATCAGTGAGCTCCAGGAGCAGATGTGCAGGTTTCAGGCAGAGATCAGCACTCGCATCCAGGAGAAACGGGCCCTGGAGGAGCGGGAGGcgcagcaggaggcggagccCCGAGGCGGCCAGGCCCAGGGCCCCGCCCCTCAGCCGGAGCTAGCCGACTCGGACGACAGCCGGCCCGACTCGGACGCCTGGATGCACAATGGAGGACAGACTGTACAC gaTCTGTTGGACGAAgtgaagcagctgaagagcAAAGTGGAGGATTTGGAACGAGAGAAGAGTCGATATGAGAAAAAACTACGGGCGACCAAG ACTGAGATctcggagctgcagcagctcctcgccTCCAAGGACGCCGAGATCGAGTGTCTGCAGACGCAGCTGCTCGCCAGAGACGGCTCGGCCAATGACAACGCAGAGAGAG AGGAGGTGTATATCAAGCAGCTGATTAACAAAT ACCAGGAATACCACAGGCTGAAGGTGGGGATGGAGTCTCTGTTGGCGTCTAATGACGAAAAG GATCGTCGTATCGAGGAGCTGACCGCTCTGATCGGCCAGTACAGGAAGATGCGCGAGGTCATGGCGCTCACACAAG GGAGCAGTGAAGAGGAGCTGAGCGGCAGTTTGAAGCTGCGAGCGATCACACGCAGAGCTCACTCCGACACTCTGCGTTCAGAG ATTTCATCCAGAGGATCGTCTCCGCTGATGTTGTCTTCATCCATTTACCACAGAGAGTTGGACTTAAg CCTCCAGAACTCCCTGGACACATCGCTGGTGTCCACCGGAGACACGAGCTTCTTCAACGGATCGTG GCATCAGGGCCGGTTGTTGTCGAGCAGCCTTGAAGAGTTGCAGAGCGGATCGTTACAAAAG GCTGTCCAACCTGCTGAAAGTGAATCAGATGTAGGGGCAGAG actCCGCACCTGGAGCTGAGCGGGTACCAGACTCTGCCGGGGAAGCGGAGTAAGAAGAGCGAGCCGAGGGCGGCGCTGAACGGAGACGCCGAGTACTCGTCTCCGGCGCGCGAGCACGAGCAGGACTACAGACTGA GATCTCCTGGGAAACACGAGCTCTATGATGTCG GACGTCCAGAGAAGCCGGAGGAGAGTCTCCTCTCGGACCAGTCGCCTCTGTCCTCCGGAGTGGACTCTGGACAACAGTCGCCCGTCTCCCCGGAGAACAGGAAGAGTCACAGAGGCATCAAGAAACTCTGGGGGAA GATCCGTCGCAGCCAGTCAGGTAGTCCCGTTCAGCTTCACGACCCCGAGCTGGGCGAGTTCAAGAGGGGGGGCTTCCGAGCCACGGCTGGACCACGACTGGCCCGTTCGGGGAACGCACG GGATCCCAAGGCGCCTTTTTCCAAGTGGAGCACGGAGCAGGTGTGCGACTGGCTGGAGGACATCGGGCTCGGTCAGTACGCCGTCTTTGCTCGCCACTGGGTCACCGACGGGCAGACTCTGCTGGCGGCCTCCGTGCAAGACCTGGagaag GAGATGGCCGTGAAGAATCCGCTCCACAGGAAGAAGCTCCAGTTGGCCGTCAAGGCGTTCGGCAGCAAGCAGCCCGAGAAGTCGGCAGAGCTCGATTACGTCTGGGTCACTC GTTGGCTCGACGACATCGGCCTCCCTCAGTACAAAGACCAGTTCAACGACGGAAGGGTGGATGGACAGATGCTGCAGTATCTCACCGTG AATGACCTGTTGTTCCTGAAGGTGACGAGTCAGCTCCACCACCTCAGCATCAAGTGTGCGATTCACGTTCTCCACGTCAACAAGTTTAACGCCAACTGCCTGAAACGCAGGCCCGGcaacgag AACCAGTTCTCTCCCGGCGAAGTCATCCAGTGGTCCAACCACCGAGTCATGGAGTGGCTGAGATCGGTGGACCTGGCCGAGTACGCACCGAACCTGCGGGGCAGCGGCGTGCACGGGGGCCTGATA ATGCTGGAGCCTCGCTTCGGCTGGGACACGCTGGCCATGCTGCTGAACATCCCGCCGCAGAAGTCGCTGCTGAGGCGCCACCTCAGCACCAACTTCAACGGTCTGGTGGGAGCGCAGGCGCGGCGCGAGAAGCGCGAGTACACGGAGGCGCCGGGCTACACGCCGCTCAGCATCACGGCCAAGGTCAAG CCAAAGAAGTTGGGCTTCTCCAACCTGACCCACCTCAGGAGAAGACGCTCCGACGAGTCCACGGATTACGTGTGTCCCATCGAGGCGTCCCCATCCCCCGGGTCGGGGCAGCCGGCGGTGAACGGGGCGCAGGTGCGTCCCTACGCCGGCTTCCGAGGCCTGAGCCCCATCCTGGACAGAGAGACCGACCCGTCCAGGGACCAG atggTGATCACAGAGGGCACCGTGTTGCAAATAGAAGCTCTGTCTGAGAGCATCAACAACCTCACA TACCTGCTCAGCcgggaggagctgcagaaggagCTGAGACGGGCCCAGACGGCGCTCGTCTGA
- the ppfibp2b gene encoding liprin-beta-2b isoform X9, with translation MTSSQVNRCSPANNETYQERLLRLEGDKESLVLQVSVLTDQVEAQGEKIRDLESSLEEHRQKLASTEEMLQQELISRTSLETQKLDLMDEVSYLKLRLVGVEETHSDTTQQRQDAADTNQNKAECVVNLISELQEQMCRFQAEISTRIQEKRALEEREAQQEAEPRGGQAQGPAPQPELADSDDSRPDSDAWMHNGGQTVHDLLDEVKQLKSKVEDLEREKSRYEKKLRATKTEISELQQLLASKDAEIECLQTQLLARDGSANDNAEREEVYIKQLINKYQEYHRLKVGMESLLASNDEKDRRIEELTALIGQYRKMREVMALTQGSSEEELSGSLKLRAITRRAHSDTLRSEISSRGSSPLMLSSSIYHRELDLSLQNSLDTSLVSTGDTSFFNGSWHQGRLLSSSLEELQSGSLQKAVQPAESESDVGAETPHLELSGYQTLPGKRSKKSEPRAALNGDAEYSSPAREHEQDYRLRSPGKHELYDVGRPEKPEESLLSDQSPLSSGVDSGQQSPVSPENRKSHRGIKKLWGKIRRSQSGSPVQLHDPELGEFKRGGFRATAGPRLARSGNARDPKAPFSKWSTEQVCDWLEDIGLGQYAVFARHWVTDGQTLLAASVQDLEKEMAVKNPLHRKKLQLAVKAFGSKQPEKSAELDYVWVTRWLDDIGLPQYKDQFNDGRVDGQMLQYLTVNDLLFLKVTSQLHHLSIKCAIHVLHVNKFNANCLKRRPGNENQFSPGEVIQWSNHRVMEWLRSVDLAEYAPNLRGSGVHGGLIMLEPRFGWDTLAMLLNIPPQKSLLRRHLSTNFNGLVGAQARREKREYTEAPGYTPLSITAKVKPKKLGFSNLTHLRRRRSDESTDYVCPIEASPSPGSGQPAVNGAQVRPYAGFRGLSPILDRETDPSRDQMVITEGTVLQIEALSESINNLTYLLSREELQKELRRAQTALV, from the exons GTGAACCGCTGTTCTCCAGCCAACAATGAAACCTACCAAGAGCGACTGCTCCGCCTAGAGGGGGACAAGGAGTCTCTGGTGCTGCAG GTGAGCGTTCTGACCGACCAGGTGGAGGCTCAGGGGGAGAAGATCCGAGACCTGGAGAGTTCCCTGGAGGAACATCGGCAGAAACTGGCCTCCACGGAGGAGATGCTGcaacag GAGCTGATCAGCAGGACGTCTCTGGAGACTCAGAAGCTGGACCTGATGGACGAGGTGTCCTACCTCAAGCTGAGGCTGGTCGGCGTGGAGGAGACGCACAGCGACACGACGCAACAACGGCAGGACGCTGCGGACACCAATCAGAACAAGGCTGAG tgTGTGGTAAACCTCATCAGTGAGCTCCAGGAGCAGATGTGCAGGTTTCAGGCAGAGATCAGCACTCGCATCCAGGAGAAACGGGCCCTGGAGGAGCGGGAGGcgcagcaggaggcggagccCCGAGGCGGCCAGGCCCAGGGCCCCGCCCCTCAGCCGGAGCTAGCCGACTCGGACGACAGCCGGCCCGACTCGGACGCCTGGATGCACAATGGAGGACAGACTGTACAC gaTCTGTTGGACGAAgtgaagcagctgaagagcAAAGTGGAGGATTTGGAACGAGAGAAGAGTCGATATGAGAAAAAACTACGGGCGACCAAG ACTGAGATctcggagctgcagcagctcctcgccTCCAAGGACGCCGAGATCGAGTGTCTGCAGACGCAGCTGCTCGCCAGAGACGGCTCGGCCAATGACAACGCAGAGAGAG AGGAGGTGTATATCAAGCAGCTGATTAACAAAT ACCAGGAATACCACAGGCTGAAGGTGGGGATGGAGTCTCTGTTGGCGTCTAATGACGAAAAG GATCGTCGTATCGAGGAGCTGACCGCTCTGATCGGCCAGTACAGGAAGATGCGCGAGGTCATGGCGCTCACACAAG GGAGCAGTGAAGAGGAGCTGAGCGGCAGTTTGAAGCTGCGAGCGATCACACGCAGAGCTCACTCCGACACTCTGCGTTCAGAG ATTTCATCCAGAGGATCGTCTCCGCTGATGTTGTCTTCATCCATTTACCACAGAGAGTTGGACTTAAg CCTCCAGAACTCCCTGGACACATCGCTGGTGTCCACCGGAGACACGAGCTTCTTCAACGGATCGTG GCATCAGGGCCGGTTGTTGTCGAGCAGCCTTGAAGAGTTGCAGAGCGGATCGTTACAAAAG GCTGTCCAACCTGCTGAAAGTGAATCAGATGTAGGGGCAGAG actCCGCACCTGGAGCTGAGCGGGTACCAGACTCTGCCGGGGAAGCGGAGTAAGAAGAGCGAGCCGAGGGCGGCGCTGAACGGAGACGCCGAGTACTCGTCTCCGGCGCGCGAGCACGAGCAGGACTACAGACTGA GATCTCCTGGGAAACACGAGCTCTATGATGTCG GACGTCCAGAGAAGCCGGAGGAGAGTCTCCTCTCGGACCAGTCGCCTCTGTCCTCCGGAGTGGACTCTGGACAACAGTCGCCCGTCTCCCCGGAGAACAGGAAGAGTCACAGAGGCATCAAGAAACTCTGGGGGAA GATCCGTCGCAGCCAGTCAGGTAGTCCCGTTCAGCTTCACGACCCCGAGCTGGGCGAGTTCAAGAGGGGGGGCTTCCGAGCCACGGCTGGACCACGACTGGCCCGTTCGGGGAACGCACG GGATCCCAAGGCGCCTTTTTCCAAGTGGAGCACGGAGCAGGTGTGCGACTGGCTGGAGGACATCGGGCTCGGTCAGTACGCCGTCTTTGCTCGCCACTGGGTCACCGACGGGCAGACTCTGCTGGCGGCCTCCGTGCAAGACCTGGagaag GAGATGGCCGTGAAGAATCCGCTCCACAGGAAGAAGCTCCAGTTGGCCGTCAAGGCGTTCGGCAGCAAGCAGCCCGAGAAGTCGGCAGAGCTCGATTACGTCTGGGTCACTC GTTGGCTCGACGACATCGGCCTCCCTCAGTACAAAGACCAGTTCAACGACGGAAGGGTGGATGGACAGATGCTGCAGTATCTCACCGTG AATGACCTGTTGTTCCTGAAGGTGACGAGTCAGCTCCACCACCTCAGCATCAAGTGTGCGATTCACGTTCTCCACGTCAACAAGTTTAACGCCAACTGCCTGAAACGCAGGCCCGGcaacgag AACCAGTTCTCTCCCGGCGAAGTCATCCAGTGGTCCAACCACCGAGTCATGGAGTGGCTGAGATCGGTGGACCTGGCCGAGTACGCACCGAACCTGCGGGGCAGCGGCGTGCACGGGGGCCTGATA ATGCTGGAGCCTCGCTTCGGCTGGGACACGCTGGCCATGCTGCTGAACATCCCGCCGCAGAAGTCGCTGCTGAGGCGCCACCTCAGCACCAACTTCAACGGTCTGGTGGGAGCGCAGGCGCGGCGCGAGAAGCGCGAGTACACGGAGGCGCCGGGCTACACGCCGCTCAGCATCACGGCCAAGGTCAAG CCAAAGAAGTTGGGCTTCTCCAACCTGACCCACCTCAGGAGAAGACGCTCCGACGAGTCCACGGATTACGTGTGTCCCATCGAGGCGTCCCCATCCCCCGGGTCGGGGCAGCCGGCGGTGAACGGGGCGCAGGTGCGTCCCTACGCCGGCTTCCGAGGCCTGAGCCCCATCCTGGACAGAGAGACCGACCCGTCCAGGGACCAG atggTGATCACAGAGGGCACCGTGTTGCAAATAGAAGCTCTGTCTGAGAGCATCAACAACCTCACA TACCTGCTCAGCcgggaggagctgcagaaggagCTGAGACGGGCCCAGACGGCGCTCGTCTGA
- the ppfibp2b gene encoding liprin-beta-2b isoform X2: protein MLPAITMETEASHMLEAALVQMDDIIAGSKAAAGEFSHSMYDLGSPAGAGPLQVVQLAEDLKLALERRPDQQERESLRARLRSDTAQALVDWLQSGSVNRCSPANNETYQERLLRLEGDKESLVLQVSVLTDQVEAQGEKIRDLESSLEEHRQKLASTEEMLQQELISRTSLETQKLDLMDEVSYLKLRLVGVEETHSDTTQQRQDAADTNQNKAECVVNLISELQEQMCRFQAEISTRIQEKRALEEREAQQEAEPRGGQAQGPAPQPELADSDDSRPDSDAWMHNGGQTVHDLLDEVKQLKSKVEDLEREKSRYEKKLRATKTEISELQQLLASKDAEIECLQTQLLARDGSANDNAERDQEYHRLKVGMESLLASNDEKDRRIEELTALIGQYRKMREVMALTQGSSEEELSGSLKLRAITRRAHSDTLRSEISSRGSSPLMLSSSIYHRELDLSLQNSLDTSLVSTGDTSFFNGSWHQGRLLSSSLEELQSGSLQKAVQPAESESDVGAETPHLELSGYQTLPGKRSKKSEPRAALNGDAEYSSPAREHEQDYRLRSPGKHELYDVGRPEKPEESLLSDQSPLSSGVDSGQQSPVSPENRKSHRGIKKLWGKIRRSQSGSPVQLHDPELGEFKRGGFRATAGPRLARSGNARDPKAPFSKWSTEQVCDWLEDIGLGQYAVFARHWVTDGQTLLAASVQDLEKEMAVKNPLHRKKLQLAVKAFGSKQPEKSAELDYVWVTRWLDDIGLPQYKDQFNDGRVDGQMLQYLTVNDLLFLKVTSQLHHLSIKCAIHVLHVNKFNANCLKRRPGNENQFSPGEVIQWSNHRVMEWLRSVDLAEYAPNLRGSGVHGGLIMLEPRFGWDTLAMLLNIPPQKSLLRRHLSTNFNGLVGAQARREKREYTEAPGYTPLSITAKVKPKKLGFSNLTHLRRRRSDESTDYVCPIEASPSPGSGQPAVNGAQVRPYAGFRGLSPILDRETDPSRDQMVITEGTVLQIEALSESINNLTYLLSREELQKELRRAQTALV from the exons GTGAACCGCTGTTCTCCAGCCAACAATGAAACCTACCAAGAGCGACTGCTCCGCCTAGAGGGGGACAAGGAGTCTCTGGTGCTGCAG GTGAGCGTTCTGACCGACCAGGTGGAGGCTCAGGGGGAGAAGATCCGAGACCTGGAGAGTTCCCTGGAGGAACATCGGCAGAAACTGGCCTCCACGGAGGAGATGCTGcaacag GAGCTGATCAGCAGGACGTCTCTGGAGACTCAGAAGCTGGACCTGATGGACGAGGTGTCCTACCTCAAGCTGAGGCTGGTCGGCGTGGAGGAGACGCACAGCGACACGACGCAACAACGGCAGGACGCTGCGGACACCAATCAGAACAAGGCTGAG tgTGTGGTAAACCTCATCAGTGAGCTCCAGGAGCAGATGTGCAGGTTTCAGGCAGAGATCAGCACTCGCATCCAGGAGAAACGGGCCCTGGAGGAGCGGGAGGcgcagcaggaggcggagccCCGAGGCGGCCAGGCCCAGGGCCCCGCCCCTCAGCCGGAGCTAGCCGACTCGGACGACAGCCGGCCCGACTCGGACGCCTGGATGCACAATGGAGGACAGACTGTACAC gaTCTGTTGGACGAAgtgaagcagctgaagagcAAAGTGGAGGATTTGGAACGAGAGAAGAGTCGATATGAGAAAAAACTACGGGCGACCAAG ACTGAGATctcggagctgcagcagctcctcgccTCCAAGGACGCCGAGATCGAGTGTCTGCAGACGCAGCTGCTCGCCAGAGACGGCTCGGCCAATGACAACGCAGAGAGAG ACCAGGAATACCACAGGCTGAAGGTGGGGATGGAGTCTCTGTTGGCGTCTAATGACGAAAAG GATCGTCGTATCGAGGAGCTGACCGCTCTGATCGGCCAGTACAGGAAGATGCGCGAGGTCATGGCGCTCACACAAG GGAGCAGTGAAGAGGAGCTGAGCGGCAGTTTGAAGCTGCGAGCGATCACACGCAGAGCTCACTCCGACACTCTGCGTTCAGAG ATTTCATCCAGAGGATCGTCTCCGCTGATGTTGTCTTCATCCATTTACCACAGAGAGTTGGACTTAAg CCTCCAGAACTCCCTGGACACATCGCTGGTGTCCACCGGAGACACGAGCTTCTTCAACGGATCGTG GCATCAGGGCCGGTTGTTGTCGAGCAGCCTTGAAGAGTTGCAGAGCGGATCGTTACAAAAG GCTGTCCAACCTGCTGAAAGTGAATCAGATGTAGGGGCAGAG actCCGCACCTGGAGCTGAGCGGGTACCAGACTCTGCCGGGGAAGCGGAGTAAGAAGAGCGAGCCGAGGGCGGCGCTGAACGGAGACGCCGAGTACTCGTCTCCGGCGCGCGAGCACGAGCAGGACTACAGACTGA GATCTCCTGGGAAACACGAGCTCTATGATGTCG GACGTCCAGAGAAGCCGGAGGAGAGTCTCCTCTCGGACCAGTCGCCTCTGTCCTCCGGAGTGGACTCTGGACAACAGTCGCCCGTCTCCCCGGAGAACAGGAAGAGTCACAGAGGCATCAAGAAACTCTGGGGGAA GATCCGTCGCAGCCAGTCAGGTAGTCCCGTTCAGCTTCACGACCCCGAGCTGGGCGAGTTCAAGAGGGGGGGCTTCCGAGCCACGGCTGGACCACGACTGGCCCGTTCGGGGAACGCACG GGATCCCAAGGCGCCTTTTTCCAAGTGGAGCACGGAGCAGGTGTGCGACTGGCTGGAGGACATCGGGCTCGGTCAGTACGCCGTCTTTGCTCGCCACTGGGTCACCGACGGGCAGACTCTGCTGGCGGCCTCCGTGCAAGACCTGGagaag GAGATGGCCGTGAAGAATCCGCTCCACAGGAAGAAGCTCCAGTTGGCCGTCAAGGCGTTCGGCAGCAAGCAGCCCGAGAAGTCGGCAGAGCTCGATTACGTCTGGGTCACTC GTTGGCTCGACGACATCGGCCTCCCTCAGTACAAAGACCAGTTCAACGACGGAAGGGTGGATGGACAGATGCTGCAGTATCTCACCGTG AATGACCTGTTGTTCCTGAAGGTGACGAGTCAGCTCCACCACCTCAGCATCAAGTGTGCGATTCACGTTCTCCACGTCAACAAGTTTAACGCCAACTGCCTGAAACGCAGGCCCGGcaacgag AACCAGTTCTCTCCCGGCGAAGTCATCCAGTGGTCCAACCACCGAGTCATGGAGTGGCTGAGATCGGTGGACCTGGCCGAGTACGCACCGAACCTGCGGGGCAGCGGCGTGCACGGGGGCCTGATA ATGCTGGAGCCTCGCTTCGGCTGGGACACGCTGGCCATGCTGCTGAACATCCCGCCGCAGAAGTCGCTGCTGAGGCGCCACCTCAGCACCAACTTCAACGGTCTGGTGGGAGCGCAGGCGCGGCGCGAGAAGCGCGAGTACACGGAGGCGCCGGGCTACACGCCGCTCAGCATCACGGCCAAGGTCAAG CCAAAGAAGTTGGGCTTCTCCAACCTGACCCACCTCAGGAGAAGACGCTCCGACGAGTCCACGGATTACGTGTGTCCCATCGAGGCGTCCCCATCCCCCGGGTCGGGGCAGCCGGCGGTGAACGGGGCGCAGGTGCGTCCCTACGCCGGCTTCCGAGGCCTGAGCCCCATCCTGGACAGAGAGACCGACCCGTCCAGGGACCAG atggTGATCACAGAGGGCACCGTGTTGCAAATAGAAGCTCTGTCTGAGAGCATCAACAACCTCACA TACCTGCTCAGCcgggaggagctgcagaaggagCTGAGACGGGCCCAGACGGCGCTCGTCTGA